Sequence from the Acidimicrobiia bacterium genome:
GAATCGGCCGGAATGGTGCGGATCGACGCGTCCATTGTGCGCGGTATCTCCCATGCGTCCCTCGAGACCGGAGCGTCGGTGGTACTCATCGGATGGACCGAAACATCCGCTGCCCGACGTACCGTTCTCGGATCGGTCGTCGACGACGTGGTCAGCCGGGTTCCGGCACCGGTCGTCGTCGCCTACCTCCCCATCCTGACGTTCGACCGGGTGCTGGTTGTCGAAGTCAAAGGGGCATCGCCCGTCGAGATCGGAGCCGCCCGGGACCTGGCCATCCGGATCGGTCGCAGCTACTCAACCAAAATAGCCGCCTGGTGGATCCACGGACCGGGACCCGTCGAATCCCCACTGCCCAAAGACACCCAGATTCGAACCGGAGACCTGGTCGTCCTGGCCGCACCGGGCGGACCCGACTTCACCAAGACGATCAACGACTTCGTTACCGCCACCCCCGAGCAACCGGTCCTCGCCATCCGCTCATACGCGGAAAGCCCGAATGGGTTCGTCCCGATGACCGAATTGTTCCGCGACTAGCACCAGGCACCAGCCGACAGTCCGGCGCTGGGGGGACCGACCGCCAGAATGCAGTGGAAGGTCAACCAACCCTACCCATCCTCCACGAGGACGGGACCCTTCCCCCCGGACGGACCTACGGTCCTGGGGGGACCGACAACACCCGGACGTTCCGCTGGGGGACCGACGACAACGCCGCGCCAACCGGGTCGGGAGGACAGATAGCAACTGGGTTAGACGTGGCCGGGGGGTTGGGGGATCTGGGATAGGGCGGCCCGACGAGCGGCGACGATCTCGTCGGCGATCTGATCGAGGCTGTCCATCAGCCACAAGTAGGCCGCTTCCCCTGGTCGAAAATCGGCTTTGGCCATCCCCTGGATCCGGCCTTGTTCCTGAAGGCTTTTTACCTGGCGGAAATTGTTGGCGGGTTCCGTCGTGTAAACCCCCAGGGTCTTGCCACCGTTGGCATTGAGAATCGAAAACACCGGAACATCCGACGGACCATCGGCGACATAGATCATGTGGCGCATCGGGACCCGGCGCTGCTCCTCCGACATCCGACTGTTCACGTTGATCGACGGGTTCTTGTTCACACCCTTGGATATCTCGAAGATGGCCTTGGTTTTGGCCGTGTTGTCCATCGTGTATCCAAGTCCGCTGATCGGCACGTCAGAAGGTGCAATGTCGAGGTGGCCGAGATAGCCAGGGGGGCAGGTTGTTCGATGAAGTCATTGGCCCAAACGCCATCAATCTGATCGGCGATCTTGTTGCCAAGAATCATCGGCACGATTCCTGTCGACACGACGTAGTGCTCAACCGAGATACCTTCCTTCACGTAGCCGGGATTCTCTTGGACGTGTTGACGGGTCGAAGCGAAGAACTCTGGAATACCCGGAGCGAGTTCCACGCGGCTTCCCAATTCGGCCAGCTTGGCCCTGGTGAGACCAGGAAACAGACCGTTCTCGACGTACGTGATCATATGGCCGAGATATACAAGGTCCCGGGACGCTCGCACCCCGCGGGCTGCGTAATAGTCGACAAGGCCCTCAACCTCAGCCCAAAACTCTCCGGCGTCGACGCCGTACTCCTCGAAGATCGGATCCTGCTGGTTCCCAGGGATCAGGGTTCGGTCGTAATCCCAAACAAAAGCGATGACGTTCTGAACATAGAGCGGCGGCGGCATGAGATCAGGCTACGACGACCGGGAGCGAAACGCTAGGGAACCTCAACCCGACCGAAACAGACACGGTCAGCTTCGGCCCACCAAACCTGGAGGCGTACGTTGTGAAACCGGCCCCGCAACAGTCGATGACCAGTCCCCGCCAGGGCGGCAGGAAGAATGACCACCACGTTCCACACCTCGGCGATTTGGGCAACATACCCGATGGCTCGCTCGATGGAAGCCTCGTCCTCGATGATGATCTCGGCCGTGTCTTCGTCGGAAAACACGGTAACGAACGGATGATCCTTGATGATGATCGACGAACCATGGGTCGTGTAGGCGTCTGCGCAGGCCAGCGCGGCTGCGGGCAGCAGGTCGGTATCCATCGCCAGGGCCATCAATTCTCTCCTTGAATTACAACCCTGTGATTCTAGCGTGGCAATTCGGAGCCTGGTGGCTTGGCGTACACTCGCCATCCATGCGCCATGCCATTCTGCTCCGCTCGGTCGCTCGACTGCTCAACGAAGGCGAATCACTCGTGGATGCCGCCTACATGTGGCGGCGGCACCCATACATGCTCTGGTACGGCGGGCTGGCGTTCGTTGCGTTGGTCGCAATAGCCGCCTCCGTGGGATGGCAGGAGTGGCCGTCACGTCTCGGGTTCGGGGCTGGCGCGGCGGCCATCGCCATCTACTCGACCACCGAATATCGAGTTCTGGCGAGGACGCCCGGACGGCTCATCCTTTGCAAGGCATCGAGAATCCGCCAGGTTGCCCGCTCGATAACTGAGGACTATCCGACCCGCACTCCCCTCACGATGGTCGATGGCAACATGCTGGCCACGACGTGGGCATTTGAAGGATTGACGTACACGGTGCCAAAAAGCTCGGAGCGCTCCATGCGGGTCATCGCCGCAATCTGACCGTCAAGGAAGCATGAGCCGGGAGGCGGCCGGATCGCACGCCATCGGTGCGCTATCCGACGCGTGACCCGCCAGGAACTTCTCAACTTCGGCGCTGGCGGTAATCCAGGTCGATGCCCCACCATCGCTGGTGGCAAAGACAATCCCGATCATCCGGTCGTGAACGTCGTACGCACCGGCCCCTGAATCTCCGTTGGCGGTTGCCGCCTCGAGCTCATATCCCAGCCGGCTATGCCGATCTGACCCGAGAATCTGCTCGATGGACAAACTCACCATTTGTTTGACAACGAAGGGGACCGTCCCGGATGTCGCGCCGCCGACGATGAACCCTTCGGATCCGGTGCCAACCGAAGACGTATCGACCGACGAGACCCCATTCGGTGGAACTCGCAAGAGGGCCAGGTCGAGGTTCAAGTCGACGGCCACAACAACCGCACTCATCGGATCGCCATCGCCCACCCTCGCAACAACCTCGTCGGCTTTGACGACGAGGTGAGCAACGGTGAGCACAAGACCATCGCTGATCGCCACCCCTGACCCGGTTCGGTCGGCTGCCAGGCCACACCCGGTCGTCTCAATGGTCACCGCGCGCTGAGCGGGGACCAGGGGGAGGGCGCCGGCGTCGATGGCGGGAGGATCGCCCGGGCCGCAAGCTGCTCCCAACCCGACCAACATCGTCGCCACCACCGCGAGTGGGGCATTTCGCACGAAACACATGGTACGCAGAATTGGGCCCGCGGAACTCCCAATTCTTGTATGGTGGCCGCGGTTGCCGACGCACTCGGGGAGAGACCGATTTGGACGATCAAGGCTCGAAGACCGATATCACCTCAGCTGCTGAAGAACTGCTGGAGGTCTTCACCCGCCATGAGGTAGCGAAACCACTCGACGTCCCTGGCGGGATTGCCGGCCTCCTTTATCACCTCAGGATCGGTATAGAGGCAGTGACTACCGCCACCGGGAAGGCCGCCTGGATTCTCGTCTGGGCGGTGTTCGTGCTGGGATTTGTCAGTGTCGTAACCCGCTACATCGCCAGATTCATTCAACGCGACATCATCATCGG
This genomic interval carries:
- a CDS encoding trypsin-like peptidase domain-containing protein; this translates as MRNAPLAVVATMLVGLGAACGPGDPPAIDAGALPLVPAQRAVTIETTGCGLAADRTGSGVAISDGLVLTVAHLVVKADEVVARVGDGDPMSAVVVAVDLNLDLALLRVPPNGVSSVDTSSVGTGSEGFIVGGATSGTVPFVVKQMVSLSIEQILGSDRHSRLGYELEAATANGDSGAGAYDVHDRMIGIVFATSDGGASTWITASAEVEKFLAGHASDSAPMACDPAASRLMLP